GATAGTTAGATGTAGCCTGCTAGGCGATAAGCTGTGAGTCCCATCCATTCTTTGATGAGTATGGACCACAGTTGCAAGCTGTAGACGGAAGGGATCAGTAGGGCGTCTGGTGTGGCCCGGATTTGTCCACCATAGTAGTCAGTAGGGAAGGCGTCTGGATAGAGGCCTGTTTTTTCAAAGCATGCTTTTGCTCGTCGCATATGAAATGCTGAGGTGAAGAGAATGCTCGTTTCATTGGGGGGGAGGAGTGTAGCAGAGAAACTGGCGTTTTCGTGCGTGTTGCGGGACTGGTCCTCTATATAGATTGCTGAGGAGTCTACACCGCACATTCGAGCAAAGTCTGCCAATGCATGGCTTTCTTTGACGCCCTCAAAGGTCAGCGTTCCTGAGCCTCCCGATATCAATATTTTCTTGACCTTACCAAGATGGTAGAGTTGTATGGCGTGTACGATGCGGTCTGCTCCCTTGTTGAACTGTACTCGGTCATAGGGTGGCCGATTGGGCTCTGTGATGCCTGCGAGAACGATGGCCCAATCGTAGGCTTGGTCTATGCTGGTATAGGTCACAGGCGGAGGTTCCCAAAGGTTCATCATCCACTTGGCAAGCAGAGGGTTGCTGCAAAATAGTAACAAAGCGATTCCCAAACGTAGGAGAGGCTTTTTGAGTCGGGAATGTCGCCAGGTCAGCCCCGTGATCAATAAAAGACAACTTAGACTAAGTGGCATCAAGAACCATGTGATGATTTTGGATAGGACGAAAAACATGGTCGCTATCTTCCGAAACTAGAGATGATTTTTTTCAACACATCAAAATACAAAGTGACAAACAGGAGAAAAGACATGATCCATATGATCACGACATTGAAAGGCAGCGTGTCATAATACCGTCCAAGAAATTGTTTTTCGGGCGCATAAAAGTGTGCACGAAAATCTAAGGGGCCGTCAGGTTGTGGGCTCAAAAAGATCGGGTAGATTTTCTGAATCAGTTCATCTTGTGTGACGAGCAAGCGGTCTTTGGTCGTCGCATTTTTCAAGAAAAAAGTAATGGCCTCATTTTCATGGCCCGTTCGGAGTTTGTCGAACTCGCGAGCTTTTTCTGGAGTATCGGTCATGGATTGAGCCAGTTCGTCTTTAGCTTTGGATGCTTCCTTCATCGAGTTGTTGTGAATTTTGCGCATGACTTTGATGAAGTGCATTGTTTGCTCGTAGATCGCTGGATCGAACTGCTCTAGGTTGAGAGCACTGATCGCGCTGAATTTCTCTTTCGGGATGTGGAATGCAGTCATCTCTTTGCTCAGTTCTTTGTGTACCAGCTCAAGCTGCTGACTAGCGCTTTTGCGTAAGGAAGCATCCTCGCTTTGATAGTTTTTGAAGGCTGATTCGATCGCTTTTTCGATTGCTGGGTAGAAATACATGCTCTTAAATTCCGAGTTGGCGATCTGTTGGTCATATGCAAAAAAGTGTTTTTCGAAGGTATTGTTTTTAAACTGATCCACGACCAGTGCTTCATAGCCCCATTTAGACGCCATCATTTCACCGATGATTGGTACACGATTGGGGCTGCTGAGCATCGGGTTGAGCTTGTCGAAATTGACTACTACTCCACTGAGGATGAGTTGAGGGATGATCAGTAGCGGAATCAAGATGTAGATAGTCACAGCCGAATTGAAAGCCGAGGAGATGTTGAGCCCAAGGATGTTGGCAAAGCAGGATGTAGAAAACAAGACAAGCCAAAAGGAGAGTGTCATGCCTTGGATCCCTAGGATCCAGTCCCCAATTAGGACAAACATCAGCGTTTGGATCGCCGACAGAGTGAATAGAATGAGGAGTTTTGAAATCAAGTAGCTGTAGCGACTCAGATTGAGGAAAGATTCACGCTTGAGAATCTTGCGGTCTTTGAAAATCTCCTCAGCACTCACGGTCAGTCCCATGAACAAGGCCACGATGATGGACATGAAAAAGAATGCTGGGATGTTTGGGTTTTGGCTGAAAGTATAGCTCTCACCTTCGCCAGCGTAGCGAATGATGAAGGCTAGCAGCAGAGCAAGTACTGGGGCTTCTAGCAAGTTGATTGTGAGGTACTGTTTGTTGCTGAGTTTGGCTGCCAAGTCTCTCTTGGAGAAAATCAAGAGTTGTTTCAGTTTGTTGGGGATCGAAAGGGTTTTTTCCGGTTTGTCACTGGCCTCTTCAGCTGCTGGAATTTTGATTTTGACATTGAAGAGCATGTTCCAGTCCTTTGGACTGAGTTTTCGTGTGTTGGTCAGTTGCCCATATTCATCGACGACTTTGGTCTCAATGATGTTGAAGATTTGCTCGGAGTTGACATTGCCACATTCGATACAGGACCCCGCGTCTTTGTCAATTATTTTAACTATTTTTTTGAAATAGATAACCCCATCTACTGGGTTTCCATAGTAGATCTGGTAGCCTCCTACGTCAAGTATGACCAGTTTGTCAAACATCTTGAAGATATCCGAAGAAGGCTGATGAATGACAACAAAGATCAT
The DNA window shown above is from Reichenbachiella sp. 5M10 and carries:
- a CDS encoding ATP-binding cassette domain-containing protein, with product MSEPLLKAIIHLLAIVAKEDDVTESERSAIQDFLLENLNQKDSTRYLTLFDEMTTNMTEGRGVSFSEEREIELLANQVNQELTQQQKIVVILKVIELIVADGEVSERETHLLHQIGEDFHFSKTVVDQVMFFVMSKTRTAMDQEDTLLIDGTPKEGLLKAKHLHRENLSGLIAFYRIAALDTYFAKYIGDEQLTNNGVPVRPNKIMVFSAGSSIRGAKIAPIFYSDIISYYRKESSDTRISFVAEKVEFAFPNGNLGLRGIDIAESSGKLIGLMGGSGAGKSTLLNVLNGNESPSSGSVRINGIDIHKDKKSIEGIIGYVPQDDLLIEELTVYENLHYAAQLCFKDKTPAELNELVEGTLSSLGLMATRDLKVGSPLEKTISGGQRKRLNIGLELLREPSVMFVDEPTSGLSSRDSENIMDLLKELSLRGKMIFVVIHQPSSDIFKMFDKLVILDVGGYQIYYGNPVDGVIYFKKIVKIIDKDAGSCIECGNVNSEQIFNIIETKVVDEYGQLTNTRKLSPKDWNMLFNVKIKIPAAEEASDKPEKTLSIPNKLKQLLIFSKRDLAAKLSNKQYLTINLLEAPVLALLLAFIIRYAGEGESYTFSQNPNIPAFFFMSIIVALFMGLTVSAEEIFKDRKILKRESFLNLSRYSYLISKLLILFTLSAIQTLMFVLIGDWILGIQGMTLSFWLVLFSTSCFANILGLNISSAFNSAVTIYILIPLLIIPQLILSGVVVNFDKLNPMLSSPNRVPIIGEMMASKWGYEALVVDQFKNNTFEKHFFAYDQQIANSEFKSMYFYPAIEKAIESAFKNYQSEDASLRKSASQQLELVHKELSKEMTAFHIPKEKFSAISALNLEQFDPAIYEQTMHFIKVMRKIHNNSMKEASKAKDELAQSMTDTPEKAREFDKLRTGHENEAITFFLKNATTKDRLLVTQDELIQKIYPIFLSPQPDGPLDFRAHFYAPEKQFLGRYYDTLPFNVVIIWIMSFLLFVTLYFDVLKKIISSFGR
- a CDS encoding YdcF family protein; the encoded protein is MMNLWEPPPVTYTSIDQAYDWAIVLAGITEPNRPPYDRVQFNKGADRIVHAIQLYHLGKVKKILISGGSGTLTFEGVKESHALADFARMCGVDSSAIYIEDQSRNTHENASFSATLLPPNETSILFTSAFHMRRAKACFEKTGLYPDAFPTDYYGGQIRATPDALLIPSVYSLQLWSILIKEWMGLTAYRLAGYI